In Candidatus Polarisedimenticolaceae bacterium, a genomic segment contains:
- a CDS encoding cytochrome c, with protein MSARSLVIAFVALGLVACARKSAPPKPADAAAAVPPSYEMRLGRDTYVHYCATCHGDAGAGDGFNAYNLDPHPRDLSDAAVQKKTDAQIADAISRGGSGVGLSSLMPPWAHTLSDRQVAEVVLYVRSLKKSR; from the coding sequence ATGAGCGCGCGGAGCCTCGTCATCGCGTTCGTGGCTCTCGGTCTCGTCGCCTGTGCGCGCAAGAGCGCGCCTCCGAAGCCCGCGGATGCCGCCGCGGCGGTGCCGCCGAGCTATGAGATGCGACTGGGACGGGACACCTACGTCCACTACTGCGCGACCTGCCACGGCGACGCCGGCGCGGGAGACGGGTTCAACGCTTACAACCTGGACCCGCATCCCCGCGACCTCTCCGACGCTGCGGTTCAGAAGAAGACCGATGCGCAGATCGCCGATGCGATCAGCCGTGGGGGCAGCGGTGTCGGGCTGTCGAGCCTCATGCCTCCGTGGGCCCACACGCTCTCCGATCGCCAAGTTGCCGAGGTGGTGCTCTACGTGCGTAGCTTGAAAAAGAGTCGGTAG
- a CDS encoding plastocyanin/azurin family copper-binding protein: MRIPIVTGLALVLTLPAVAGEIHGTVACKGVRDSAGAVVYVDAIPGKTFPAPQEHQKINQQNLVFDPHVLPVLAGTTVDFLNSDAVQHNVFSPDACAEKFNLGTWPKGQTRSYTFKKDCVATLLCKVHPEMEAFVVAVPTPYFAVTKADGSYKIADVPDGAYTLKVWHPKLKAATKPVTVAGSTDVGFEIAR, encoded by the coding sequence GTGAGAATCCCGATCGTCACCGGCCTCGCCCTCGTGCTCACCCTCCCCGCGGTCGCGGGGGAAATCCACGGCACCGTCGCGTGCAAGGGCGTGCGCGACAGCGCGGGCGCCGTCGTCTACGTCGATGCGATTCCCGGCAAGACGTTCCCGGCACCGCAGGAGCACCAGAAGATCAACCAGCAGAATCTCGTGTTCGACCCGCACGTCCTTCCAGTGCTCGCCGGCACGACGGTCGATTTCCTCAACTCCGACGCGGTGCAGCACAACGTCTTCTCGCCGGATGCCTGCGCCGAAAAGTTCAACCTCGGGACGTGGCCCAAAGGTCAGACACGCAGCTACACGTTCAAGAAGGACTGCGTCGCGACGCTGCTGTGCAAGGTCCACCCTGAGATGGAGGCGTTCGTCGTCGCGGTGCCGACGCCGTACTTCGCCGTCACGAAGGCCGACGGCTCGTACAAGATCGCGGACGTTCCGGACGGCGCCTACACGCTCAAGGTGTGGCATCCCAAGCTCAAGGCGGCGACGAAGCCGGTCACGGTCGCCGGCAGCACCGACGTCGGCTTCGAGATCGCGAGGTAA
- a CDS encoding c-type cytochrome: protein MSLRRTFAATSFLFLAVLAISPAKNAFRPHRAYQKEFRSLGVARARSLKEAQRYETMPIAIRQIWLQHLDDRVDRCPTCHLGAADAAMAGAPEPYRLHPATAHTPMEFDRFGCTTCHGGQGQATSRAEAHGTAEDAGPPMLPMENLEAGCGRCHAGESIAGAPVLSRGRAVMTRYGCYACHLVRDHETFRSEAPPLRTIALKTGAPWLRLWLKNPKAVDPNTTMPRFDLSDDDIEELSHALFARTPSPALAAAIASAEREPAGVPASGKKLFAEARCISCHTVEGKGHGTAPELSKVATSATRGWLLAFLRDPHAFNPRTRMPQYGFSESESRDVVAYLEDELRDFDAPKDILEPLHVNLTLAEKGEKTFRMRGCVACHPAENAQAAERFGPDLNGIGDKKATSLDFGKRDDLPRTAPAWLAAKLEQPHSFAPGLKMPTFELPADDVQAAVTALLSLGAQPVPEAYRTEAHGTPSLVPGGDVGRLVDRYRCLSCHMIGNAGGDISTAPLTFEGSKVRRAWLVDYLLVSYSIRPILEERMPIFRMPRADAELLAGAITSLYVDPRIPQDPFAGRPASDADAGEGQRLYTTLGCRACHIIGPTGGYVGPPLTDTQTRLQPGWVFTWLKGPQKWRADVRCPDYGLTDTDALRLTAYLETLKAPAADATGAKR from the coding sequence GTGAGCCTGAGACGGACCTTCGCGGCGACGAGCTTCCTCTTCCTCGCGGTGCTCGCGATCTCTCCCGCGAAGAACGCCTTCCGGCCGCACCGCGCCTATCAGAAAGAGTTCCGCTCGCTCGGCGTTGCGCGTGCGCGCAGCCTCAAGGAGGCCCAGCGGTACGAGACGATGCCGATCGCGATCCGCCAGATCTGGCTCCAGCACCTCGACGACCGTGTGGACCGCTGTCCGACCTGCCATCTCGGCGCCGCCGACGCGGCGATGGCCGGGGCGCCGGAGCCGTACCGCCTCCATCCGGCGACCGCGCACACGCCGATGGAGTTCGATCGGTTCGGGTGCACCACCTGTCACGGCGGCCAAGGTCAAGCCACGAGCCGCGCCGAGGCGCATGGCACCGCGGAAGACGCGGGCCCGCCGATGCTCCCGATGGAGAACCTCGAGGCCGGATGCGGGCGCTGCCATGCCGGCGAGTCGATTGCAGGGGCGCCGGTCCTCTCCCGCGGCCGCGCCGTGATGACGCGCTACGGCTGCTACGCCTGCCATCTCGTCCGCGACCACGAGACCTTCCGCTCCGAGGCGCCCCCGCTGAGGACGATCGCGCTCAAGACCGGAGCCCCGTGGCTCCGCCTGTGGCTCAAGAATCCGAAGGCGGTCGATCCCAACACGACGATGCCGCGGTTCGATCTCTCGGACGACGACATCGAGGAGCTGTCGCACGCGCTCTTCGCGAGGACCCCTTCGCCCGCCCTCGCCGCCGCCATCGCATCCGCCGAGCGCGAGCCGGCGGGAGTCCCCGCTTCCGGGAAGAAGCTCTTCGCGGAGGCGCGTTGCATCAGCTGCCACACCGTCGAGGGCAAGGGACACGGGACCGCTCCCGAGCTGTCCAAGGTGGCGACTTCGGCGACGCGAGGCTGGCTCCTGGCCTTCCTGCGCGATCCGCACGCGTTCAACCCCCGCACGCGTATGCCGCAGTACGGCTTCTCGGAATCCGAGTCGCGCGACGTCGTCGCGTACCTCGAAGACGAGCTGCGCGATTTCGACGCGCCCAAGGACATCCTCGAGCCACTCCACGTCAACCTCACCCTCGCCGAGAAGGGCGAGAAGACGTTTCGCATGCGGGGCTGCGTCGCCTGCCATCCGGCGGAGAACGCGCAGGCGGCCGAACGGTTCGGCCCCGACCTCAACGGGATCGGCGACAAGAAGGCGACGTCGCTCGATTTCGGGAAGCGAGACGACCTTCCTCGCACCGCACCGGCGTGGCTGGCGGCAAAGCTCGAGCAGCCGCATTCGTTCGCGCCGGGCCTCAAGATGCCGACGTTCGAGTTACCCGCCGACGACGTGCAGGCCGCCGTCACCGCACTCCTCTCGCTGGGCGCTCAGCCGGTCCCCGAGGCGTATCGCACGGAGGCGCACGGGACGCCGTCGCTCGTTCCCGGCGGCGACGTCGGGCGGCTCGTCGACCGCTACCGCTGCCTGTCGTGTCACATGATCGGTAACGCAGGCGGCGACATCTCGACGGCGCCGCTGACGTTCGAGGGGAGCAAGGTCCGCCGTGCCTGGCTCGTCGACTATCTCCTCGTCTCCTATTCGATTCGCCCGATCCTCGAGGAGAGGATGCCGATCTTCCGGATGCCGCGGGCAGACGCGGAGCTCCTGGCCGGTGCGATCACCAGCCTCTATGTCGATCCCCGCATCCCGCAGGACCCGTTCGCCGGGCGACCCGCGTCCGACGCGGACGCCGGAGAGGGACAGCGCTTGTACACGACCCTCGGGTGCCGCGCCTGCCACATCATCGGCCCGACCGGCGGCTACGTCGGCCCACCGCTGACCGACACGCAGACGCGGCTCCAGCCCGGCTGGGTGTTCACGTGGCTCAAGGGTCCACAGAAGTGGCGCGCCGACGTGCGCTGCCCCGACTATGGGCTCACCGACACAGACGCGCTGAGATTGACGGCCTATCTCGAGACGCTGAAAGCACCGGCCGCCGACGCGACGGGTGCCAAACGATGA
- a CDS encoding cytochrome b N-terminal domain-containing protein, translating into MKAPTASGVSAWIRDTSVYRSIVRHGVADTNLNRALVVMENLFLHVHPIKVRAKTLLTKHTYWLGGITLACTAILYATGILLMFYYHPSVPQAYRDMKELQFVVDDGLFLRNLHRWGAHLMVFAAFAHMLRVFYHRAYRPPRQFNWVVGVVLLLATLLLSYTGYLLPWDQLAFWGVSVGTNMVRAAPWIGEPFRFLLLGGHVVSENALLRFYVLHCVVLPVTLILLVSVHIWRVRKDGGVQGPPEPSAPLREEELP; encoded by the coding sequence ATGAAAGCGCCGACGGCCTCCGGCGTCTCGGCCTGGATCCGGGACACGAGCGTCTACCGCTCGATCGTGCGGCACGGAGTCGCGGACACGAACTTGAATCGGGCGCTCGTGGTCATGGAGAACCTCTTCCTCCACGTGCATCCGATCAAGGTGCGGGCCAAGACGCTCCTGACGAAGCACACGTACTGGCTCGGCGGCATCACGCTCGCATGCACCGCGATCCTTTACGCGACCGGCATCCTGCTGATGTTCTACTACCACCCTTCCGTCCCGCAGGCCTATCGCGACATGAAGGAGCTGCAGTTCGTCGTCGACGACGGTCTCTTCCTGCGCAATCTGCATCGGTGGGGCGCCCACCTCATGGTCTTCGCGGCGTTCGCGCACATGCTGCGCGTCTTCTATCACCGCGCCTACCGCCCGCCCCGTCAGTTCAACTGGGTCGTCGGCGTCGTCCTCCTTCTCGCCACGCTGTTGCTGTCGTACACGGGCTACCTTCTGCCGTGGGACCAGCTCGCGTTTTGGGGGGTCTCGGTCGGAACGAACATGGTGCGCGCGGCGCCCTGGATCGGCGAGCCGTTCCGGTTCCTGCTCCTCGGCGGGCACGTCGTCTCGGAGAACGCGCTGCTCCGCTTCTACGTCCTCCACTGCGTCGTGCTTCCCGTGACCCTCATCCTCCTGGTCTCGGTCCACATCTGGCGCGTGCGGAAGGACGGGGGCGTCCAGGGCCCCCCCGAGCCCAGCGCCCCGCTGCGTGAGGAAGAACTTCCGTGA
- a CDS encoding ubiquinol-cytochrome c reductase iron-sulfur subunit, whose protein sequence is MKRRDFLTMAGVGACACAAAGAGVVTLDFLQPKVLFEPPTRFVAGTALEFPEGTVRFDREHRAYVIGASGGVYAMTAVCTHLGCITRFLSDENVIACPCHGSRFDLEGNVVHGPAPRPLPWIEIKPDGAGNLVVDTASLVPAGTIVRV, encoded by the coding sequence ATGAAGCGCAGAGACTTCCTGACGATGGCGGGCGTCGGCGCCTGCGCGTGCGCGGCCGCGGGAGCGGGCGTCGTCACGCTCGACTTTCTCCAGCCGAAGGTGCTGTTCGAGCCGCCGACCCGCTTCGTCGCCGGAACCGCCCTCGAGTTCCCGGAGGGCACCGTCCGGTTCGACCGCGAGCATCGCGCCTACGTCATCGGCGCTTCGGGCGGCGTCTACGCGATGACCGCGGTCTGCACGCACCTGGGTTGCATCACGCGCTTCCTCTCCGACGAGAACGTCATCGCGTGCCCCTGCCACGGGAGCCGCTTCGACCTCGAAGGCAACGTCGTGCACGGGCCGGCGCCGCGCCCCTTGCCCTGGATCGAGATCAAGCCCGACGGTGCGGGCAACCTCGTCGTCGACACGGCGTCGTTGGTCCCCGCCGGGACGATCGTGCGCGTATGA
- a CDS encoding SAM-dependent methyltransferase, translating into MNALKEGRASRTASRVAFRRAAHQVLDAPLVFSDPLALRILSRDAVDALRQHPHRVGNGRYDKMMRAFLVVRSRIADDVITAQIAKGVRQVVILGAGLDTFAYRHGIADVRVFEIDHPATQAWKRRRLADAGIAIPETLTFVPVDFAERNLRDALSSSGVDFGAATVFSWLGVSMYLEAAAVWTTLCDVAAATAPGGGVVFDYVVPAPQLDWRSRIGLWLLERRVRRAGEPFRSFLDPGALTRGMHELGFSTIEDLDGAALNARYFARRADGLRVGSAGHVMVALR; encoded by the coding sequence ATGAACGCCTTGAAAGAAGGTCGCGCTTCCCGCACCGCGTCGCGCGTCGCCTTCCGCCGCGCCGCTCACCAAGTCCTCGACGCGCCGCTCGTCTTCTCGGATCCACTGGCGCTGCGCATCCTGAGCCGGGACGCCGTCGACGCGCTGCGACAGCATCCTCATCGAGTCGGAAATGGCCGCTACGACAAGATGATGCGCGCGTTCCTCGTCGTGAGGAGCCGGATCGCAGACGACGTGATCACGGCTCAGATCGCGAAGGGCGTGCGCCAGGTCGTGATCCTGGGAGCAGGGCTCGATACCTTCGCGTATCGTCATGGCATCGCGGACGTGCGTGTCTTCGAGATCGATCATCCTGCCACGCAGGCCTGGAAGCGCCGGCGGCTCGCCGACGCCGGCATCGCGATCCCTGAAACGCTGACGTTCGTTCCGGTCGACTTCGCAGAACGGAACCTGCGCGACGCGCTCAGCTCGTCGGGAGTGGACTTCGGCGCCGCGACGGTGTTTTCGTGGCTCGGCGTGTCGATGTACCTCGAGGCCGCCGCGGTATGGACGACGCTCTGTGACGTCGCAGCCGCGACGGCCCCCGGTGGCGGCGTGGTGTTCGATTACGTCGTGCCCGCCCCGCAGCTCGACTGGCGATCGCGGATCGGGCTCTGGCTGCTCGAGCGACGTGTGAGGAGGGCCGGCGAGCCGTTCCGGAGCTTCCTCGATCCCGGCGCTCTGACCCGCGGGATGCACGAGCTCGGATTCTCGACCATCGAGGACCTCGACGGCGCCGCGCTCAACGCACGTTACTTCGCACGTCGGGCCGACGGGCTGCGGGTCGGCTCCGCAGGGCATGTGATGGTGGCATTGAGGTGA
- a CDS encoding FAD-dependent oxidoreductase has product MAEASREWLERNFPCKWACPVHTEAGKYVALIAEGRFREAYAVARRPNPLASICGRICAAPCETVCRRGELDAPIAIRALKRFVTEKFGVESMMDFSVLSEIYGRRTDRHSERVAVIGSGPAGLACAHDLALRGYPVTIFEGAPVAGGMLRLGVPEYRLPRALIQLEIHAILSLGVELRVDARLGRDFTLRDLRQQGYAAVFLAVGAMRGRELAVEGMDLDGVLKGVDYLLNVNLGYRVEMGSRIVVIGGGNVALDVARTAARGGEQENLQRNLSVVQALDVARSAIRFGAREVTVCCLESEREMPAAREEIEEAKREGITFLHRVGPKRLVGEHARVTGVELLTVSRVFDERGRFSPRFVDGSESILPADTVVVAIGQTGDLSFLNEEDGVATSQGRIVVDPDTLATTAAGIYAGGDAAFGPRIAITAVANGKRAARSIDEFLRGRSLPDEDPVVEIDVESRYRRTLDYESIPRQSPPTRPIDRRIGIAEVEECFSEPAARREATRCLHCWTNTIFDQSEAEGTECILCGGCQDVCPESCIEIRTAASIRSAPAGSRMLAPVFVAGEPWGSIILKDEETCIRCGLCARRCPAGTITMQSFATKEPDHVVA; this is encoded by the coding sequence GTGGCCGAGGCCAGCCGCGAGTGGCTCGAGCGGAACTTCCCCTGCAAGTGGGCGTGTCCCGTGCACACGGAGGCGGGCAAGTACGTCGCACTGATCGCCGAGGGGAGGTTCCGCGAGGCGTACGCGGTCGCGCGCCGGCCCAACCCCCTCGCCTCGATCTGCGGCCGGATCTGTGCCGCGCCGTGCGAAACCGTCTGCCGCCGCGGCGAGCTCGACGCGCCGATCGCGATCCGCGCGCTCAAGCGGTTCGTGACCGAGAAGTTCGGCGTCGAGAGCATGATGGACTTCTCCGTCCTCTCCGAGATCTACGGCAGGAGAACGGACCGCCACTCGGAGCGGGTCGCGGTGATCGGCTCGGGTCCGGCGGGGCTGGCCTGCGCGCACGACCTCGCGCTCCGGGGATACCCCGTCACGATCTTCGAGGGGGCCCCGGTCGCCGGCGGGATGCTGCGCCTCGGCGTCCCCGAATACCGGCTCCCGCGCGCGCTGATCCAGCTCGAGATCCACGCCATCCTCTCGCTCGGGGTCGAGCTGCGGGTTGACGCGCGCCTCGGCAGGGACTTCACGCTCCGCGATCTGCGCCAGCAGGGGTACGCGGCCGTGTTCCTCGCAGTAGGGGCGATGCGCGGCCGCGAGCTGGCGGTGGAAGGGATGGATCTGGACGGCGTGCTCAAAGGGGTCGACTACCTCCTCAACGTCAACCTCGGCTATCGGGTGGAGATGGGGAGCCGCATCGTCGTCATCGGAGGCGGCAACGTCGCCCTCGACGTCGCACGCACCGCGGCGCGCGGCGGCGAGCAGGAGAACCTCCAGCGCAACCTTTCGGTCGTCCAGGCGCTCGACGTCGCCCGGAGCGCCATCCGGTTCGGGGCGCGCGAGGTCACCGTCTGCTGTCTCGAATCGGAGCGCGAGATGCCCGCCGCTCGCGAAGAGATCGAGGAGGCGAAGCGGGAAGGCATCACGTTCCTCCATCGCGTCGGCCCGAAGCGGCTCGTCGGTGAGCACGCGCGCGTGACCGGAGTCGAGCTCCTCACCGTGTCGCGGGTCTTCGACGAGCGCGGACGTTTCTCGCCCCGCTTCGTCGACGGCTCGGAGTCGATCCTGCCGGCCGACACCGTCGTCGTCGCGATCGGGCAGACGGGCGACCTCAGCTTCCTCAACGAGGAGGACGGCGTCGCGACGAGCCAGGGGAGGATCGTCGTCGACCCGGACACCCTGGCGACCACCGCCGCGGGAATCTACGCCGGCGGCGACGCCGCGTTCGGCCCGAGGATCGCGATCACCGCGGTGGCCAACGGAAAGCGCGCCGCCCGATCGATCGACGAATTTCTCCGCGGGCGCTCCCTGCCCGACGAGGACCCGGTCGTGGAGATCGACGTGGAATCGCGCTACCGCCGCACGCTCGACTACGAGTCGATCCCGCGGCAGTCCCCCCCGACGAGGCCGATCGATCGCCGCATCGGGATCGCGGAGGTCGAGGAGTGCTTCAGCGAGCCGGCGGCCAGACGCGAAGCCACGCGGTGCCTCCACTGCTGGACCAACACGATCTTCGATCAGAGCGAGGCCGAAGGCACCGAATGCATCCTGTGCGGTGGCTGCCAGGACGTTTGTCCCGAGAGCTGCATCGAGATCCGCACCGCGGCATCGATCCGCTCGGCGCCGGCGGGATCGCGGATGCTCGCTCCGGTCTTCGTCGCCGGCGAGCCGTGGGGCTCGATCATCCTCAAGGACGAGGAGACGTGCATCCGCTGCGGCCTCTGCGCGCGGCGATGTCCCGCCGGCACGATCACGATGCAGAGCTTCGCGACCAAGGAGCCCGACCATGTCGTCGCGTGA